Within the Desulfitibacter alkalitolerans DSM 16504 genome, the region AAAATCATATAAAATAGATTTCTGTGACCTTTCATCGTTCGAGGGTTGGGCTGACGGAGAATAGCATCCAGCGCAGTCTCGCTGAAATGATCAACGGTTAATTTCTTTTCTGTTTTTCGTCGGGCAACCTGCCCGGCTGATAGGTTGATTCAATGTGGTTAGTCCACAATGCCGTTCCGTATCCAACCATTCTAGGAAAGCATTAATGCTATCGCTAGAAATGTTATTGAACGAAAGATCCTTCAAAGATTGTTTGCCGTAATTACAAAGAAACTGAAGATAAAGATTCATTGTTTCTTTGTAAGACTTTACTGTATTGGAGCTTACAGTCCTCTGCATCGGTAGGTAGACTGCAAGATATTCCCTAATAAGTTCGAATAAACGTTAACTACTATGATTTATGACCACGAGTTATCTGACTACAGTTCCATTCGGTCAGTGTTGAATACTTAAGATGTCTAGGAACAAGATGAATATAATAAGCGGTATATTCTAATGATGAA harbors:
- a CDS encoding site-specific integrase, whose product is MREYLAVYLPMQRTVSSNTVKSYKETMNLYLQFLCNYGKQSLKDLSFNNISSDSINAFLEWLDTERHCGLTTLNQPISRAGCPTKNRKEINR